The genomic interval CGCAAACGAGAAGCTACCAGAAAGGAGAACTAGTCTGACTCATCCCAGGATAATGTGAACCCAGCAGAGACCACCTGACTCTGAGGACTTAAACTCAGGGTGGTAACATAAAGATACTCCCCCACTCCATCACTGGCAAGCATCTCGGTGGGAACAAACAGGAACAGAGCTATCTAAACATCTGGACAAACATTCAGTCGAAGAAAATCCTTGTTTTCTACAAAAGTCAAATTGGGGGGGTGGAGGTCATTTAACCTAAGAAAGACAACACTCCCACCCTATGAAATCTGACTGACTCATTTGTGGCTGTCCAGGCCAACAGTGTGTAGGTAGTAGGGTTGGTAGACATGAGATTTTTCCCTTTTGTCTGGAAGAAGGAGCCCCAGTTATCTCCCGTGTCATGACACCAACTGGCCCCCTGAGCTCCTAGAGGGTGACGTCACGGCCCTGCCCAGCCACTACATATGGGAGATTCGGATGTCAAACACGGGTGCGACCAGCATCCTCCAGCTTCAGAGGACTAGGGAAGTTTCTCTCCCTCCTGTCAAACAGCAGTCGGCAGCAGTCATGGACCTGGATCACAAGGTCTGAGCTCCAGAGGAACCCAAAGACCTGGAAGAAAGGTACAGATGTAAAGAAAAAGCATTTCCCTGAATGTAAAACTGCAAGTGTTAAGCTGGTTAGTGGCAGGTGAATGTTAAGTTAGGGTAGCTGCTTGAGGCTGGAGAATGAAATTAATACAGGCTTCCTCTGCAAGATTATCACAAGAATTATGCAAATTAAAGCCCATCTCATAGAAAATGATGCTCTAAAGTCAGGATAGGTGTTATGGAAATAATACCCTGATATTAAGAGATCCTATGTGAGTACAAAAGAAGACTGCAATGTCAAACGTGCAAAACAATGCAGAGGAGCCACAGTCTTGATCCTTCATCTAAAACttaaattataaatacataTGCAGGTATTCATCGACTTAGGTCCGACTTGCGTCCCGGAAGAGAGCATGCATGTCAGTCTGGACGTTTCTTGATCATTATAGGGGTGACATCAGATATACTGTATAAGATATAATATCACACACATGTACTAAAGCTCTATAGTGGCAGTGCAGTTGGTTTGTTTAGGTTCTTGCCGTATGCCACACGTGGTAAAATACATCAGCTAACGGCCACCACGTCTGCTTCGGACGCCTGTCGATACATTTTATTAAGGCTCTCATGGGACGTACAGTAAATACGATCAAACATTACTCTATAGGACGCAAGTTAACAGATGACTGTATAACGTTATACaaattaatacaataaaacagTACTGCtgaataaaagtaataaaagttCAATAttgaatttctgtttttttttttgcaaatttagTTTTGACGTTTAGAACCTTCAGAAGTTCTAGGAATGGATTCTGAACATTAACCAGAGATCTTACTGTACTGCAAAATGCCAATCATGGCCAAATTATTCAATTTTATTAGATAAACTCAGTGCTTTACACGAAATAGGGTTAAAAAGAAATGATTAAATGATTAGATCAATTCCGAGAAAGGGCAGGAAATTTAATGAATCCCTGCCAACACAGCAGGATTCCCGGAACTTCAGCACACATGACCTGCCGTGTAGTAAGTGGTGCTTATCGAAACAGATTCCCACACAAGGCTGAAGATCCCCACTGGTGACTTCAGCAGAGTGTTATATAATCCATAGCCATTCAACCTCACAGTCCCATCCTCTCCAATATTCAAGAGAAACACAAAAGGGGGGAAAAACCCAAAACGAAAAGCTATAGGTCAAAATAAAACCATCGGTCTACCTGGACGGGTTTTCAGAAGTGGCTGGAGCTAATACAGGAACCATTGGCTAGCTTAATTGCATCCAGCACCTCGTACACACACTCCTTGCCATCAGCGAAGCATGCAGTCATCCTTTTTTGTTTATGAATTTAACAGGCACCTTTATCAAAAACAACATACGTTTTAAAAGCctggctcaagggcccaactgtAAAATCACTGCGCCAACCCTGGAACTTGAACTGACAACTTGTTACTCAAAGGCAGAGTCTGCTAActtactgagccacacacaacCAATGTACTTAGGGACGGCCTCACCTGAGGATTTGACTTAACCAAGGCCATCATTCTCCTGCAGATTTTCAACCCGCAGGAACAAATTGAGGAGGGAAACAGTAAGTTAGAGATATGTACACATGCATTGAGGATCAGAACCGTCAGGCCAATAGGGTCGCAGGGACTGGCTAGAATCACTCAACAGCAGCTAATCACAAACGGACCTGGTACTGCTACTGTCACAATACTGTGAGGGGTGGCACAATTTACGCTACCTAGCAGCAGTCTGGTAAGTAGCGGAAAAGACCAACACCTATCCGAGCTCCTGGCCACAAGCATTCTGCCACACTGACCAATATCGTGCAAGGCATGCCACATGGTTCCGCTGGTGATTCACACTACAAGTCCACTCCAATTAGGACATTAGAGAAGATTAGCATGACAACTTTAGTGTCAGTGTTGGGCTGACTTGGCAGGAAGGTCTTTAAGGAGTTTAAGTAATTAACTTTTTCCAAACACACCCACATTAGATCACTAATCAGGGGAACGTGGTTTATGCAATTTAATCAGAAATGAGTCGGAGGTCACGGGGTAATTACTGTACATGGATGATGCattatattttttcattcacAAGTTCCGTGATTAGCAATACTAGTAAGGTAATGTCATACACAACTATAATGAAATAACTGACTTTTCAAGTCGTACGATACATTACAGAAGTGGTCTTTGTGCTCCACTACAGTTGTTCGGCTACCAAACATGTCCTATAAACCTCTGTTCACAAAGGGCGACTTTGACAAACTCATCTGTACATTTTCACGATCCTTGCACTTATTTCTGCACGGGGTAAGCGTCATTAATGGCTAGGGGGGTAACATCACATTCCGGTACCTATGCCCATTATATCAACTTGCATGACAAATAGACCGCACTGAGGTATCcctattataattattaatgcTTTTAAAAGCATTCATGCAAAGAGGAGCCCTAAAACGACACAGGATGAAGCCAAATGTTATCTGAAACGCAACCACACATAACGAAACACTACCGTCACCTACGGGAATTCCTTACGAAACGAAAGACGGCTCGTTTTCTATTTGATAGGCGGCCGGGCTTGTGGTTGTTCGCGGAATATGACTAAGAACCGTAGCGGGTCAGGAAGAATCGGCTGCTATTAGCAGCGTCAAAAGCCCATGAAAGCCGGCTGGAGAAACAGGATCAGAGGCGGCGAGCGCGGCCGGCGCTCGTACCGCGCATGCGCCGAAGGGCGCCACATGCGCCCAGCAGCGACACGGACGCGCAGTTCGCTTCGCGGTGTTCCGGCGAATGGCCGAGCCAGGGTATAGGCGGCGAGCTGGCCTGTGACCGGAGCCTTTCTTCAGTAATACCCAACTGAAACAGGGCTAGCCCGAGAGCAAGATGGACCGTGAGTTGAACGACGCCGATTCGGCGGAGCGATGGCACAACCTATACATCGTAAGTTCACCGGCTTTCGGCTATGCTCGTCCGGACCAAATCGTGCTGTAGGTAGAGACGTCGGAATGTCTCCACTTTCATAGGAAGTTCAAGGGCCGCAGGTTTTCCGTGTAAACACCGATTTTACGCCAAATACATGAGAAATGAAATTTAAATGCTACGCGACGACATCAGCTGTACGGTTTGAGTCGctaggtttgtttttttaaaaatcgcGTCCGTCTGTATTTGACCGGTTCGTTTTATCAGTTGAGTTACGCATCTGGCGTGGAGGAGATGTAACGCGCAGGGGAAGCGTGCACGCGGTGCGGGATCGGTGTAACGCTTGGGGAGACTCAGGAACGCGCATTCGGCGTGAAATCGGTGTGACGCTCAGGGGAGCCCGGGGGTGCTGGGAGACCCTTAAGTATTTTCATTTAGCTGTGAGATAATGATCTTATGCTTAGTTCAGTAAAGCTAAACATTACAAGACGGGGAAAGCCAACTTtcagcagtattttatataaatgtcaGTTATGTAAACACTCTTGTCAAATAATCTGGTCATGTATGAGCAGTATTTTCCCTAAAGCAATCATTTATGTAACTGTAATATAAACAAGTGACCGTGTTACACTGTAGTTCTGAAGGTACCTTCCAGACGTGTGTTTCAGATAGTAATGCGAACTGAACACCGCGGTACGTGGGACGCCTGTCGCAGAAAGGCCATTAATTGTTTTGGGCTGTTTTAAGTTAGACGAATGCAAACAATATTGAACTATGTTTGTGCTTATAATATTATCGTTAATAAAGATAATATAGCACTGAGATATTGGCAAAATGGTAATAATGATATTAATACTAGCAGTATAGCATGCCTTTGTTTCTATAAAAATATGAGCTTGtgctgttatttaaaaaaaaaaaaaagattaatgaaTTATATTTAGTTTCAATGCCTGTAAAGAAATTCATCAGCTGCAAATGCAAGAAtctgggtaattcagctgaaccCAGAGAGCAAAGAATAAAAATGCAGGACCTGGGGGGGAAATAAATACTGGAATACCCCCCAAAAATATGTGCAGCTCGTTTTGTTATGAGTGTATTACACGAACTGATTTTGATGTGTGTGTTGTGCTTAGGAAATCCGTAACCAGTCACATGAATGTTCGTACAGAGTGGCGAAATACCCAGAGAATCGTAATCTGAATAGATACAGAGACGTCAGTCCATGTGAGTAACAAAAAATCTGCCTCTTGTCATTAAATGCAAGTATTCGTCCAGGTATTGTTTACTGTAATCccatttaatactttgtttttaaattacattttttctcAGATGCAGCTTTatgatttattgttttttattgccCAAACTATATATTTCACTCAAGTCAGGTGTATGTTAAAAATATGACGAAATAATATATTTTGGTGCCTTTGGGATTCTGGTGTGCTATTCGCATATAGAATTTATAGTTTATGCATTTTCCTGTCCTTTTAATTTAGACGATCACAGTCGAGTTAAACTAAAAAATTCGGAAAATGACTATATCAACGCAAGTTTAATTGTAATGGATGAAGCCCAAAGAAGCTACATCTTAACTCAGGTAAGTGCATTGTCAGCTATTCTGGAAGGTTACACTGGCTCATTTTGATGTGGGtggtattggatgtgtgtgtctgctgctGGTTCTCACTTTGTGTATGTGGGCGGCGTccaggttctccagtttcctcccacagtccagaaacatgtgCTTAGGTGAAACGGTGCCTTTAATCTGCCCATTTGTGCATGTGAATGTGTGCCTTGCGATGGACTGTCATCTCATCCaggggagcccccccccccccccgttttgtGCCCTGTTCCTCCTGGGATATGGAAGTGGCTAGATATTTATATCTGGTTTTTTGTTGTTCAGTCTTTTTTTATCCACTAAACTGAGGTGCTGAGAATCAACTCTGCATGATATGTGAATTTTGAGTTACTTGTCAAAATTTGTGGTCcttaaaataattttgaaaataatgttttttaaatggCCCTTGTCGTTTTGCCAAATTCACTTGCATGTTTAATGCACTAATACAACTGAACGTTTGTTTTGTggtagtgttttttttataatttaattgaGTTACTTTGTCAGGGTCTGTCTTAAGACTAGAATCAGCAAACCATCTGTCCACCAGTATTCTACCTCCAGGCTTCCAGTAACCATAAACTTTATATGGGttgttatttataattttttgttCTGTGATTATTTTGTGATTCCCAGTAAACTTGTCACATAAATGAACTACTGATCACTCTTGTGGGCATAGAGACAGagaagaaacttttttttttctttctgtgaaCTGTCACTGTAATCAAACATTACTCGCACAGGGATTAAATAACACTTCTGACACAAAAGTTCTTCTCCGTGGATTGGGTTTCATCTAGCAACGATCATGCGTGGGACACAAAAACCACAGTGTTCCGCACGACCGCTAATGACTTGTGTTTCGAAAGGAATCCTCAAAACACTGAAAGATGTTTTGCTTCTCCGGAACGAAGGATGAACAGGTTTCAGAAGGGTGATGTATTTGCTCCACGATGGCGCTGAATCTGCTTgctatgtttttaatttaatttttttttttttcctttccaggGACCTTTGAGAAACACATGTGGTCATTTTTGGTTAATGATCTGGGAACAGGGGACAAAGGCTGTAATCATGCTAAACAGAATCATGGAGAAAGGATCCGTGAGTACACTCATCTCTttgaatgtatttatttatattttgaaggGTTGGGATCATATTAGTTGAAGCCCACTGTGTATCTAACAGAAAAACCCTGAAGGGAAATTGACCCCGTTTTTCAAGAAGCGTCCTCAGAGCGAAatgtgcatgtccccgtgcttTGATTTCTGCTAAGGAAGGAAGAGGTTTCGAATAATTGCTCCGGAGAGCTGCATCCTGCGAAAGCGGTACGTGTGTCTGCATTCTAGCTGAAACGCGAGCGAAGGCACCTGCGAGTGCTGGAGAGAGCCGGAAGGCAGGCCGCCTGGGGCGGCATCGACGGCTTGTGCAGCCAGACTCGTCCTGTGCCCCCTTGTAGCTCTGCCACATTAGCAGGGCTCCTGGCTGAGGGACACTGGCCGTCCTGAGGCAAAGGCTCTTGCCAGAGATCTTTTTACAAGAAGCAGTTGTTTGGAGTGGGGTGGGGTAAACAAAGCAGGTCAAGGCTGATATTGGTTATGGACAATCTAATTTTCTGCTTGAGGTAAACTGAGATTCCTTGAATGGCTGTTCGGAAGAAGAGTTGGCTGACTTTAACGTGTGTCTTCCACAAAGAATGATGTGGTGACTAAGGGAGCGAATGTCGACTCGCTGTGATTCAGCCCCGAATGATGAAAATGTGGCAAGCGAGTATAAGAGCAGCTCGTTGCTGAACAGACTAGCGATGTACAAATTGGGTGTGCATAACAttcgatgttggtattaatattgcacatcgtccagccctataacatactacagccatttttcaaatcCAGTATAAAATGCACTGCCTCACATTGTTATGTCATTCAGCACTAAtaccattttttacgccagtggaaaatgGCTGAACCTGGTGTGgaacctggtgtggtggaaaaacgccctttACTTGAGCAGTGAACTGGACAGCTTTTCAGAGCTGTACGTTTTGTATGTGCTGtagggtttttattttatttttaaacaaatgagATGCACGCTATTCCTTTTGGCTACGGTGTTATCTGAAGGCAGACGACACTGCCGTATGGTCATTTAGTGAACCAATAACACGGCCTCTGCTATGCTCCCAAGCTTCTTCCGTTACTTCTGGGTCAAAGCCTCCTGGGGGGGTGGAACTGAGGAGCATGCACAGAGTGCCTACGCCAGTTTCAGTCCTATTGAATGCATACACGGAGGAATAATCGATTATCAGGGTGTCTAAGCCCGGTTGTGAGAAAATAATTTTACTGttactttatactttaaaaGTCCGGTTTTAGTCGGACTAACACAATTTGATTTTCTTAGCGTGCATGTAAACGTGCTGACTGTCTGCTTCCTGAATCGGGTTATGGAGGGTGACTGGGCAGGGCTGGTGTACCTAAAACCCAACACCGGTGGCATAGTTGGACCGTTGGGTCGTGGAGACTATTGAATCGAGATCCAGTAGTTGTAGGGTTATAAGTAAGAATCTAACTCGCGATGATAATTGTAGCTAGTATTAATGCTATTACAAGTCCTTTTTAATAAGAGTGTTCTGTGACCTCACCTCCCAGGGTGGGGGTTCATCTCCTGTCCCTGGTTCTAGGTCTGTGCACGTTGCTTGTTCTCCTGAATTTGTGTGTTGAACCAGAGATTTGGTGGTTTTTTTGAATCTGTCTCTCTGAATTGGCTACTGCTGCTTGTTGGCATGCCTGGTGATGCCCTGGTGTCCCACCCAGCGTGTAGCCCCCTCCCCTCCGGGGGCTCCATTCGCACCATGACTCGGATGAGTAGTTATGGAAAGTTATGGACAGATGTGCCTTTTTCTTTCATTCAtgtttttcctataatagtTATCTAATATTAATGATGCCTGTTTGTCACATAAATGAAGGGTGTCACCAGAGTAACCGTggggggaggtgtgtgtgtgtgtgttcctcaATAAATACTCACTGGAGTCAGGTTTTTGCATTTTCCCCACACAGGAAAAGTGTGCACAGTATTGGCCGTCATCGCAGGAGTGTGAGATGTCTTTTCAGGACACAAATTTTACTGTGAAGCTGATTTCAGAGGATGTCAAGTCCTACTACACAATACGAGTGCTGGAGCTGCAGAACATGGCCGTGAGTGTGTTCACCGGGAAGGCCTGCCTGTGGGGATTGTATCTGTGACTGTACCCAAAATAGATATTCACTATTGCTGCTGACTTTGAAGATTCTTTTGTAGTTTAAAAGTTTAGCTTTGACCGTTCCACTACCTTTTCGTGACCCTTGTCTTATTTTGTTTAGACTGGAGAGTCCAGAgaaatctaccattttcattaCACCACGTGGCCAGACTTCGGGGTCCCCGAGTCTCCGGCCTCCTTCCTGAACTTCCTGTTCAAGGTCCGGGAATCGGGCTCCCTGGAGACGGAATACGGGCCATCCGTCGTGCACTGCAGCGCCGGGATTGGCCGCTCAGGGACGTTCTCGCTGGTGGACACCTGTCTCGTTCTGGTGAGGTCCGCAGCCTGCCCCCATCCACACCCGTGGCAGAAGTGAGCAGATTTAAATCTATGTTGATGAGACGATATTGTAAGGACAATATCGCATGAAGTAAACGCATTCACATGCGTTtttggtggtactttttgcattGTCTTGAGTTGAGTGTTGAGATGCGAGAAGTATGACAAATACAATGGATATGATTAATAGTTGAAAGTAGGTCTCTTGACTAGTACCGACACCGTTCTAGATGGAGAAGAGGAAAGACCCGTCCACAGTGGACATCCAGAAGATCCTTCTGGATATGAGGCGGTACCGTATGGGCTTGATCCAGACCCCTGACCagctgcgcttctcctacatgGCTGTGAAGGAGGGTTCCCAGTACATCACGGAGGACAGGTCTGTGCAGGTATCTGTGCAGGTATGTGGTAGGGGTttggggctgggtggggggcgTATGCCACAGCAGGCTACAGGGCTTGGCGCACAAACACCACATGCACTACAGTTAATTCAGTGTAAGAATATTTGTTTTGATGTACACTATATGAACAAATGGccaagtgtcccaatacttctgtCAATATAGTGTGTATCATTGTTTTGCTAATATCATCACAGGTAGAGGGTATAatttctttaatattttaataaaatcagCCTTCATATCCCCCTATGCGTTTTGTTTGCTGTCCTAAAACCTGCAGGTGAAACGTGTAATAAGATTAGCGCAAGCAGCTGTCCTGGATCCCATGTTGTGTAATAAGCCTCTTCTGTCACAGTTTGTCATTATTGGGTATCTGTGAGTCACTAAAAGGCAGGTAAAAGGCCTTTGGACGTGGAGATTAGGGTGCTGGAATATAGGCCAGTTGtccacatgggggggggcaatatGGTTGGAGGGGCTGAAGCCATGGATCTCTGTTTGATGAATCGGTTCTCCCTGCTTCCACCTCCTTGCTTCACTCAGCAACAGTGGCAGGAGCTTTCCAAGGAGGACGGGGAGCCGGAGCCAGAGTCCCCCCAGCTGCCCCCGCCGTGTCCTGTCAGCAGAACCAATGGCAGCCAGGAGGCACCCTCAGGGCCCGCGGGACGTCCCGAGGAGTGGCCGACGGGGAAGGATGCACCACAGCCAGGGAGCGCGAGGAGGTGAGTCCAGGATGGCCGGCTTCGCATCTGCGGTGCACGTGGGTCCCCGccgtccctgacctctgacccgcGCTCTCCGTCCTCGCAGCCTGCGGCAGAGGCACCGGGAGGAGCGTCGAGCCGGCACGACGGAGCGCGTGCAGCAGATCAAGCAGCGGCTCAGCGACACCGAGCAGCGGAGGAAAAGGTGGTTGTACTGGAAACCTGTGGTTCTGGCAGCGGGGGCAGGTGTGGCTCTGGCGGTCGGACTCTATGCTGTCTGGGGGCTCCTCTCCCAGTGAGGCGCCCCAGGGGGGTGCATCCTGCTCCCTCTTGTTAGAGGGACGGGGcttttttattgttaattttattGTAACCCctccttacacacacacacacacacacacacacacagtgacgaGGGAAGAGCTTTCAGGCGCTGGCATACAAGGTCACATGATCTACGCCCATCAAACACAGAAGACCGTGGAATGGGCTCCTCAGGACCTTGTATAGGAGCAGATGTGCTCGTATGCTGTAGGACGCGGCGCCCCGAGGCTCTGCTTAGTGCCGGAGTGAAGCCTCCTTTCTCTTTGTCTTTTCGTAGCTGTGCGATTTCTCTTATGCTTCTGAGGAAGATCTTCGAATTGTACTTCATTGTAAGAGTTAATTCCACTCTCAGCAGCTAAAATggagaaagttttttttttttttttccttttctaaattcctctgcctctgttTATTGTTTCAAAATGACAGCAGTGCAGCTCGCAATTAGACGAACAAATTCAGGTGCTGGTAAGAAACCCCATGTGGAGCATTTTACACAAAACATCTGAATGTGACCAGGACCGGTGAATGTAGCGTTTCATTTGGAGACGTCTGAGCAAAGATATGTTGGCATACCACAGGTGGACTTCATGCCCGCGTCCAAGTTCACTTTACTGGAAGCATAAGTTACGGGTTGACGGGCGTGTTCTTCTGGCACATCACTGGTCTGTCATGACAGAATTTGGCCGGTCGCCTTAGTGACGTccgttcggggggggggggggtaaacatTCTTATGGCCAGATGAGGTTAATTTATCATTCATCTTTTTGGGAAACCAAATAAAAACATGTGCGGAAGACTTAAATGTTAAATTCATTGGATGAGGACCTCATAAGGACCTCATCCACAGGTTTCTCCCACATGATGTTCCGGAACATTTCCTTGCTTTTCTCAGAGGTGTCAAATACTGGGAGTGATGTGAGTGCTTTCAAACGTGACATTTTTTACAGATGAAACTTTTTGGTCTGGTTGTTAACCAGTTTTGTTTGTTGACTCCACTGGTAGCTTTTTTCACCACAGTTACCAGCACAAACTTGgggtatttatttgtttgtaaatAATATTTGCATATGGTGTTACATGCTCTGTTtacaaaatgtatatacagATGGAGACAAATAAAAGAATTGGGATCCATGAAAGGATAGTGACTGGGCTAAGGAGGCAGTGATTGGCGGTGTGGGATAATCCCTCCCCAGTGCAGCTTTCAGAACATATGGCAACTTGAGTCTCGATCAGTGACTAGCTGTGTTATCATCACTGTCATTATTATGGGATTAACTAGACAGCACTGTTACTAAGATTCCAGGTTTGGTTAGAGCGGCCCATTGGGAATCAAGGGGAAGGAATCACCCAGAGACGATTTCTTTGTCCACATTTAGTCTGTAGTTAATAAGGTGATTTCTGGCTTTTAACTTTTTCGTTTTATTGCAGGTATTTATGAGTATAATACCTTTTTTAATGGGCTGATCAGGAAACCCTTTATAAACACGTGCCTTTAAAGCAATTCAcaaacttttcatttttaagcaGGAAATGCCAAGGTCGTAGGTATGTTTATTGTCTGGTCATTCTCTATTTGGTGCGCATCAGTGTTTTTTCATGTTGAAGCCTGTTAGCTCTCACTTTATTATGGGCAAAAAGGCTTTCGTTGGTCAGATCAGTTACAGGAGGGGGCTGGAGTTTGATTTAAGGGCAGCATAAAAATGTACTGATTCAGCAGTCTGCTGTATTTGAGAGATTGTTGGCAGTCTGGCACACAGACTTGGAGAGGTAAAACTGGAGTTGTGAATGTGTAGCAGAGCACCAGGAGGCGCTGTTCTTCCTGTCCTTAGATCAGCTGACCAGCTTGACCAATCGGCTCACTTCATCGCTGTTACGTGCTGTTTAAAGCCCATAAGAGCCCCAGATCTCGAAATGGACCaccatttttttctaaataagatTCGGAAACTGTCAAACTGCACATACACATTTTTTATATCTTCTATTTTGTTTTTGGCAGAATGGCATTTTTCTTCAGCATCACTGTCATGTTTTGAAACCTCACGCTTTCCCACGGGTGGTGTTTGTGGGATTTCAAAACCGGCTTCTTGAGCCTTATGTGGCAGGGGTGCGATAGGTGACATCAGACGGCGCTGCAGTCCTGCTCTGCAGTCCTGCTCTGCAGTCCTGCTCTGCAGTTTGTTTGGCATGGCTGGGCGCTTCTTGTCATGACTTGAACGGAGGTGGTTTCTATGGTTTGCTCGGAGCACGTGGGCGTCCTGCCGGGGCTCTACTTAGAGAGTGAAGTGAAGCGTCATGGGACGTTTTTGTACTTTTCCTAAAATCTCCTCTTCAACCCGCTCTCAGAATCATTGTGAGGACTGCTTCCCACTTTAAAGAATCCCAATAAGTCCAGCTTGTGATTTCCATTCTGTGTTCATTCTCCTGGCTCCCATATTCAGTCACTGTTCAGTCACAGTTCTCCGCTCTGACAGCATGGATGTAGACGTCAGAACTTTTTCAAGCAGGTTTTGTGTAAATGGTCCTACAGTGCTGGGTCTTCAAGATGAAAGCACAGCAGTGGTGTGGCATCAGTGTGTAGAACCTTTATGCTTGAGATGTTGGTCCCGCTCTTCTGACATTTGTGACCTGAACAAAGAGTTGGTGTTGGCCCTGCCCCCTCTTCTCTGTCAGGTGAAGCCAAGGCAGCTGCTGTCACATAGTTGAGCCTGAGTGAAGCAATCCGATTCCCCCCCATCAGGAAGTGTGATTACTACTCGATATGTTTGGGGACCAGATTTTGAGGCCGTGCTAATGGTTCCTGCTGACCCTGCTTGCCTAATGACTGGGACTGTTGTGAAGCTGAGTCTCTGTCCCCTTCTGTGACGTAGACCGGGCACTTTAAGAAACTTGTACTGTATGTAACGGTCCTGACTTGTCATACTGACAGTCTGACAGATACTGAACCTGAACCTTTTTCCACCCTTTGCTGAAGAGATACACGACCAAAGTATTTTGCGTACTGTAATTACATGGTGTTCCAGGTCGGGCTGCATGCCGCAG from Paramormyrops kingsleyae isolate MSU_618 chromosome 9, PKINGS_0.4, whole genome shotgun sequence carries:
- the LOC111844781 gene encoding tyrosine-protein phosphatase non-receptor type 2-like isoform X3, which gives rise to MDRELNDADSAERWHNLYIEIRNQSHECSYRVAKYPENRNLNRYRDVSPYDHSRVKLKNSENDYINASLIVMDEAQRSYILTQGPLRNTCGHFWLMIWEQGTKAVIMLNRIMEKGSEKCAQYWPSSQECEMSFQDTNFTVKLISEDVKSYYTIRVLELQNMATGESREIYHFHYTTWPDFGVPESPASFLNFLFKVRESGSLETEYGPSVVHCSAGIGRSGTFSLVDTCLVLMEKRKDPSTVDIQKILLDMRRYRMGLIQTPDQLRFSYMAVKEGSQYITEDRSVQVSVQQQWQELSKEDGEPEPESPQLPPPCPVSRTNGSQEAPSGPAGRPEEWPTGKDAPQPGSARSLRQRHREERRAGTTERVQQIKQRLSDTEQRRKRPRRSDPWVCPY
- the LOC111844781 gene encoding tyrosine-protein phosphatase non-receptor type 2-like isoform X1 gives rise to the protein MDRELNDADSAERWHNLYIEIRNQSHECSYRVAKYPENRNLNRYRDVSPYDHSRVKLKNSENDYINASLIVMDEAQRSYILTQGPLRNTCGHFWLMIWEQGTKAVIMLNRIMEKGSEKCAQYWPSSQECEMSFQDTNFTVKLISEDVKSYYTIRVLELQNMATGESREIYHFHYTTWPDFGVPESPASFLNFLFKVRESGSLETEYGPSVVHCSAGIGRSGTFSLVDTCLVLMEKRKDPSTVDIQKILLDMRRYRMGLIQTPDQLRFSYMAVKEGSQYITEDRSVQVSVQQQWQELSKEDGEPEPESPQLPPPCPVSRTNGSQEAPSGPAGRPEEWPTGKDAPQPGSARSLRQRHREERRAGTTERVQQIKQRLSDTEQRRKRWLYWKPVVLAAGAGRGGATPGCVHTEGQWGWRAGITSAQRPPHLPSSLSLFTISAPFGLNTYTESIITFGLLFLFVPAFQNKTTIHFKVRHFVFVLYRKCVIFKNKNEEFSMYVCRPRCES
- the LOC111844781 gene encoding tyrosine-protein phosphatase non-receptor type 2-like isoform X2, coding for MDRELNDADSAERWHNLYIEIRNQSHECSYRVAKYPENRNLNRYRDVSPYDHSRVKLKNSENDYINASLIVMDEAQRSYILTQGPLRNTCGHFWLMIWEQGTKAVIMLNRIMEKGSEKCAQYWPSSQECEMSFQDTNFTVKLISEDVKSYYTIRVLELQNMATGESREIYHFHYTTWPDFGVPESPASFLNFLFKVRESGSLETEYGPSVVHCSAGIGRSGTFSLVDTCLVLMEKRKDPSTVDIQKILLDMRRYRMGLIQTPDQLRFSYMAVKEGSQYITEDRSVQVSVQQQWQELSKEDGEPEPESPQLPPPCPVSRTNGSQEAPSGPAGRPEEWPTGKDAPQPGSARSLRQRHREERRAGTTERVQQIKQRLSDTEQRRKRWLYWKPVVLAAGAGVALAVGLYAVWGLLSQ
- the LOC111844781 gene encoding tyrosine-protein phosphatase non-receptor type 2-like isoform X4 yields the protein MSFQDTNFTVKLISEDVKSYYTIRVLELQNMATGESREIYHFHYTTWPDFGVPESPASFLNFLFKVRESGSLETEYGPSVVHCSAGIGRSGTFSLVDTCLVLMEKRKDPSTVDIQKILLDMRRYRMGLIQTPDQLRFSYMAVKEGSQYITEDRSVQVSVQQQWQELSKEDGEPEPESPQLPPPCPVSRTNGSQEAPSGPAGRPEEWPTGKDAPQPGSARSLRQRHREERRAGTTERVQQIKQRLSDTEQRRKRWLYWKPVVLAAGAGRGGATPGCVHTEGQWGWRAGITSAQRPPHLPSSLSLFTISAPFGLNTYTESIITFGLLFLFVPAFQNKTTIHFKVRHFVFVLYRKCVIFKNKNEEFSMYVCRPRCES